The Lutra lutra chromosome 1, mLutLut1.2, whole genome shotgun sequence genomic sequence CATGATGAGGAATTATCGTGAGGTCTCCGGTACCCCCAAAAGAGCCAAGGAGGAGGGGTAGCTGGGCCACACTTGGGATGTGCAAGCTGGGCCCAGGCTGACCCCTAGCGGCAAGGCGGGCACTCGAACGCCGCCCGGATCCAAGATGGGGGAACTGGAAGTCCGACCGGGCGCCGGGAGATCACGTGTCCGGGGCGGGGCCTGCGCctagggggcggggcggggcggcgctCTAGGCCGAGCGGGAGGTCGGGGCTGCGGGCGCTCGCTGGTGGCGGATCAGGAGGTGGCTGCGGCGGCGGAGCTCCGCGGCCGGGGTCGAATCCGATCGGGAGCCATGAGCGTGGACAAGGCCGAGCTATGCGGGTCTCTGCTCACCTGGGTAGgtcgggggcggggccagggacAGGTGTGCGCCCGCTCTTCTTGCCCGGGAGCCCTGGCCTTGGCTAAGTCTACCCCTCTGTTCTTGGgactgggaggaggaaagagTGATGGGCTTGCAGGGCGGTTGGACTTTGGCCTGAGCACCCGCCCCCGTCACGTGGCAGGTCTGCGTGGAAGGAACAGGTGAGGCCCCGCCCCTTCGCGGCTGGGTCACACAGGGCGAGGGCGCAGGTGAGCTGACCTGGTCACGTGGGACCTGTAGGGACCAGGTGACTCGTGGTTCCGCCCTGCCCTGGTCGCGCGGGGCTTGTTGAACAGAAGTGAAGTGAGGCCACTCCCCCTCCAGTCCCAGGTGTGCAGAGGCCACTCCCCCGCGGAGCTGGTCTGAGAAAGCCATAGGCCAGTCTCCGCCAACTGTGAACGTTCCTGCTGACCGGGAAAGTCTGCAAAAGGAGAATGGTTCTTTTCTCCCAGGCCCTGACTGCCCGttaccctttcctcttcctcctcagttGCAGACGTTCCACGTCCCGCCCCCCTGTACCAGCCCCCAGGACCTGAGCAGTGGCCTCGCCATAGCCTATGTGCTGAACCAGATGTGAGTGGGGCTGAGGGGGAGGGTCCGGAAAAGGTCCCCCAGCAGCTCATCCCACCTTCTCGCCCCCAGAGACCCTTCCTGGTTCAACGAGGCGTGGCTCCAAGGCATCTCAGATGACCCAGGTCCCAACTGGAGGCTGAAGGTGACAGGTGGACTCATGACTGGGGGACAGACTGGCAAAGAGATAATCAGGGAAGGCTAAGCTAGACATGTCCTGGGTAATGGGTCAGCTAGACACATGTCCTGGGTGATGGACAGACTTGGCTAGGAAGAGAGACACATGTCTGGTGACGAGCcaactctgttctttccttttcctatggAACAGATCTGGGTGTGCAGCaaggaataaaacagacaaaaacttgcacacgcgcgcgcgcgcgcacacacacacacacacacacacacacagaaacattaACCTCCAGTGGCAGTAAGTTCTATGAAGATAATAAAAGCTGGGCCACAAGAGAGGGCAGCTAGGTGTGTAGTTACTCCAGATGGGCTGATCTCCATGTGAAATTTGGAGAAATGGGATTCCAGGCGCAGGGAACAGCAGGTGCGAAGTGGGGAATAAGCGTGGGGTATCGAGGAAAGGCAAGGCAGTCAGAACAGAAAACAAGGGGGCAGGAATGGTGGATGAGGTCATCAGGAGGagggcaggctggggcagggagatggATTCTATTTTAAGTGCTGTGCAAAGTCAAGGGAGGGTTTTAGCAGAGGAAAGACACAACCTGGATTTGGGCTTTGAAAAAGCTCCCTCTGGCTGCTTGGAGAGGAATGGGGGGTAGGCAGCAAGAGTGGAAATTGAGACCAGGTTGGTGCAGTAATCCCGATGAGAGATGAAGACGGCTAGGGCCAAAGGGTGGCAAGGCAGGTGATGAGAAGTGATTGGGCTCTGGGGACATGCAAACAAGATAGGCAGGGGGACAAGAAGGGCAGGTGACTGGATAGTTCACCCCTAGGAGAGAGGACATTCAGACAGAGAATGGTGCCAAACAGGATGAGATGAGCAGGGATTGGGAaatgaggcagagggaaaaggctGGGATAGGCAGATTCAGAGTGGGGGCCGCCTGGCTTGTTCTGGGGCACTCTGGGACCCTGGGCACAACTCCTTGCCCCTCCCTAGGTTAGCAATCTGAAGACCATCTTACAGAGCTTGGTGGAGTACTCCCAGGATGTGAGTAACTGTGACAGGATTTGGGGGATGGGGTTGGTTTGGGAGGAGGTGAGTGTCTGTGAGCCCCCAtatcccctcttcccacccccaccccctgtcctcAGGTCCTGGGACATCCTGTTTTGGAGCAGCACCTTCCAGACGTGAGCTTCATTGGCGAGTTTTCGGACCCAGAAGAACTTGGCAAGCTGCTTCAGCTGGTGCTTGGCTGTGCCATCAGTTGTGAGAAGAAGCAGGGTATGCTGGTTCGGAGCCCCCAGGGACGACCCGAGGAAATCCTCCTCACCCCCTGTCCCCGGGTTTCACTGTTCCCCACCTTGATCCCCAGAACACATCCAGAGAATCATGACACTGGAGGAATCTGTGCAGCATGTGGTAATGGAAGCCATccaggaggtaggtggggggtgCCCAATGTGGCGAGGAGCGCCAGGGGAGGGGACACCAGAGCAGAGGCCACTGGGCACAGGCTCGGGCCTGATAAGGTCTGGGCTCTTCCTGGAACTCAGCTGGCCAGATTTCCCTGTCTCATGTGTCTGCAAGCTCTTCCCAGCTTGGAGTCACAATTTTGCACCCTCAAAGGACCCAGCCTCCCTGCTGGATCCATGGTAGGAAGGCAGCCTCTAGACTGGGGTTCTTGGGGAGAACTGGTTGTGGGGACAGGAGGATGGAGAGATCCTTAGGCTGGAGCGTGGAAGCTTTAATGGCCACCCCCAGAGGGCCCAGCTCATCTCCATGTCCTCCTGCCCCACTTCAGCTCATGATCAAAGACACCCCTGACTCCCTGTCACCAGAAACATATGGGAACTTTGATAACCAGGTAAGAGGTGGGGGACCTTGTTAAAGGGCCAAGCCCATCGCTGAGTCTCAGGGCTGCCTCAGGAGGAGGAACTTGACCTTAAGCGTATAGACTCCCTCCATCCCTCAGGGTTCTCGCCTCTTCCCTCGTTCCCACGTCACCTTCCCTCCAGTGCCCTGGAGTCCCAGCCCTCTGTGAGGTCCAGAGGGTTTCTGGGCTCCTCCTCTCTGCCACTAGAGGCACCAGCCTCCCCCTAGTCTCTTTGCAGGGGTGGGGTTTCCCTGActtccttgcccctccccaccttccactCCCCTCCTCAGTCCCGAAGGTACTACTTCCTGAGCGAGGAGGCCGATGAAGGGGATGAACTTCGGCAGCGCTGTCTGGACCTGGAGCGGCAGGtgagaggtggggcgggggtacGCAGGTGCTCCTGGGGCCCAGCTGCTCGCCTCGGCCTCGTTCCCCCGCACTctgtctcccccgccccccgctgaACTCCAGCTCCTGTGCACCTCCTGCCTGCAGCTGGTGCTCCTGGCCGAGGAGAAGCAGAGCCTGGCTCAGGAGAACGCGGCGCTGCGGGAGCGGGCTGGCCGGCCAGAGGGCGAGGGCGCCGAGGGCCTCACTGCCAAGAAACTGTTGCTGCTGCAGTCCCAGCTGGAGCAGCTGCAGGAGGAGAACTTCAGGTGCGGTCAGCTGGGGCCCGGGCCATCAGGCCAGGGGGTCGGCCCCGCCTCCAGTGGTCGCAAGCGTCCCTCTCTTCCCGCCCTGTCCCCAGGCTGGAGAACGGCAGGGAGGACGAGCGCCTGCACTGTGCAGAGCTGGAGCGGGAGGTCTCGGAGCTGCAGCAGAGGAACCAGGCACTGACCAGTCTGGCCCAGGAGGCACAGGCGCTGAAGGATGAGATGGACGAGCTGCGGTGAGTGGCCAGTCCCTGGGTCCTCACCTCACACACTTGTTGCCACCGTGTCCCTCTGATGCCACAGTTCCTTGAAAACCCCCAGATGTCCGATGAACCTGCACCATGTCTCCTAGACTCCACGGGGACCTCCTGAGTCCCACTGTACTGTCCCTGGACTCCCCTGTGTCTTTTGGACACCACTAAGGTTCCTGGATCCCTGGTGCCCCCCAGGACCCCACAGTGTGCCCTTGGGATCCCACATTATAGTCCCCAGACCTTGGTGCATCTCCACGACCCTAGCTACCAGCTGCCCACCCCTGTTCCCTTGCTGCCCAGGTGCCATCGTGCCCCAGAATCCTGTTGTGCCCTCCAGGACCCAAAATGCAGTCATtcccgccctcccacccccccatgaCCCCTCTGTGCCCCTCGTGATAGTACTGTCCCTTCTTAGGACTCTGTAGCATGCCTGCGGCCCCAGAGAACTTGGTGGGCCTCTAGAACACCCACTTCCTAGATCTCACCATGCCTTCTGTAACCTCAGAAGGCTCCCCTCTGACCCCCAGCACCCCTGTAATGTTAGCATGTCTAGTGAATCCCTATTGCACCTTAAAGGACCACAGAGGTCTCTGCCCTGAAGTTCCCCCCATGACCCCACCATGCCCTCAGTGATCCCATAGCCACCTTATAACCTCAAAGTGTCCTTGGAGCCTCGTCAGAGCCTCTGGGCACCATCATTCCTCCTGGAACCCCTCAGTCATTCCATATCCCCCgaatctgcccccccccccatccctgaGTATGACCCTGGGCTAACCACTGGTGCTTAGGGCTCCCTCTATGCCCCTTAATGACTCCCCAACATCACCAGGCCCTGGCTGACTCCTGACCCTCACGATCTACCACCTTGAACGCACACATCCCCAGGTGACATGACCTCTTCCCCTCGGTGGAGGGCCTTAGATCCAAGCTGAACCCTGAGTCCAAACCCAGGCCTCCTCTCCCAACTTGCCTCCTCCCCCAGGCAGTCCTCTGAGCGTGCTGGACAGCTGGAGGCCACGCTGAGCAGCTGTCGGCGCCGGCTGGGTGAGCTGCGGGAGCTGAGGCGGCAGGTGCGGCAGCTGGAGGAGCGCAACGCCGGCCACGCTGAGCGCACCCGGCAGCTGGAGGACGAGCTACGCCGGGCCGGCTCGCTTCGTGCCCAGCTCGAGGCACAGCGACGGCAGGTGCGGCAGagccagggcagagcctgggggaCCGGGTGCTCCAGGCCACTGGACCCCTCACCCCTCTCACTTTGGCCCATCCTTGGGGTGgctgagcccctcccccagagccctgTGTCCCTCATTTTGGGTAGCACCCTTCAGTCATGCCAGCTCCTCCCTGGGCTTGGAAGCCTCACTTCTATCAAgttctctgtgtctggcttctccgGCCCCACGCCTCCACCTTCCAACCCTGCCTCTTCACCCCTCCTTTCTGTTCAGGTTCAGGAACTTCAGGGCCAAAGGCAGGAGGAGGCCATGAAGGCTGAGAAATGGCTTTTCGAGTGTCGAAATCTGGAGGAGAAGTACGAGTTGGTGACAAAGGAGAAGGAGGTGAGTCTGAAGTCCCGCATCCAAGCCCCACCCTGTCCATCCTGGCATAGCCCAGTCCCCAGGAGGCCAGCCCTCCCTTCAACGGCGTCTTGCACCCTGTGCCTCCAGCGGCTGCTGGCAGAGAGGGACTCCTTTCGGGAGGCCAATGAGGAACTGCGCTGTGCCCAGCTCCAGCCCCGGGGGCTAACCCAGGCTGGTGAGTCCGAGGACTGTCAGCCCtagggcctggggaaggggggcCCTAAGGTGCTGTTAGGGCAGACAGAAAACCAGCACCCCAGGACTTGTCTAGGCTGGGGCCAGAGCTAGGCCACTTTGGAGACAGGCTAGAACGGAGAGAGGTGGCAAAGGCTGACAGGAGGCAGGCGCTGACCTCCCAGGATCAGGGTGGGGCAAAGGCAAACCCACGCCACGTGTCACTGCTCCCTGTCAAGCTGGAAGTGAGACTTGTGTTAAGCCAGGCTCTGGGCCAAACTTGAGTCCCCAGAGATGATTCTTGGAAAGAGAACCctagggctgggggcaggagccATGCATCAACCTGAAGACGTTTCTGACATACTCCAGACCCTTCACTGGATCCCACCTCACCAGCTGTGGAAAACTTAGCAGCAGAGATCCTACCTGCGGAGCTGAGGTACGCTGCGGTCGCTCAGAGCTCTGTCCGCACCCAGAGCCCACCCCTCGGCCCCGCTCCCAGTGCACACACCTACTACTGGCCTGGCCTGCTGTGCTGGGATCCCCGGTCCTACCTAGCCTGGCTCCTAGGCCAACTCATTCCTAATTCGGCCCATACCTGGTCGGCGCTCTAGGCCTTATGGGTTGCTTGCCTCTCCAGGATCCAGCCTCAGTACACAAATTAGGTCCAACCCATCTGGCTCCACTCACCGAGCAAAATTCCTAGCCCCAGCCCCGCTCACATCGGACTCTGCCCCCAGGGCGTAGTGCTGTCCTCAGTGTAGCCCATGCTGGGCTCAGTGCCCCGTGTCTTGCTCAGATGAACTCCCCCAGCCCAGTTCTTCCCATTTCTGCGTCTGTCATTCCGCAGCCTTTCTTTTTCACAGCCACAGCGGGATCCTCAATGTTCTAACCCGCTCCCGTGGCCCCGCCTTTGCCTGGCTCCACCCTTAGGCCCCGCTCAAAACTCCGCCCATTTTGGTCCCCCGCGCTGGGTCCCCATTACTCTGACGCGGCCCCGGGGTCTGGTTGGGCTCTTTCCCAGGGCTCTGTCCCTCTGCCAGCCCTGTCCGTCCCAGTGTCCCTGCCAGAGCCCCGGCAGGCCTGCGGGGTGACCCGTCTCCAGCCCCGCTCACTCCCGTCCTCGGCAGGGAGACGCTCCTGCGGCTTCAGCTGGAGAACAAGCAGCTGTGCCAGCAGGAGGCGGCCTACCGGGAGCGGCAGGAGGAGCTGCAGCGCCACCTGGAGGACGCCAACCGCGCGCGCCACGGGCTGGAAACGCAGCTGCGGTGAGGACCCACCTGGTGGAGGGCACCCCCGACCGCGCGCGTGGAGGGGGCgtgtgagtgggggcagagggcggGCGCAGGCACTCAGCAGCCCCGCACTCCTGCAGGCTGAACCAGCAGCAGCTGTTGGAGCTGCGGGCGCAGGTGGAGGACTTGCAGAAGGCCTTGCAAGAGCAGGGGGGCAAGACTGAGGATGTgagtgcccacctcctcccttcctgcccccctctcctgctccccccgcccccccccgcccgtaacccttctctctctcctccctgctgcaCGATGTCCTCTGCAGTCGATTGTAAGTACCGTGGGCCCAGGGTGGCaccccctgccctcacccctgGAAGGAGTTGGGAGCTCTGGACCCCCATTCACCCagtgcatgttctctctcccagTCCGCCCTGCTGAAGAGGAAGCTGGAGGAACATCTGTGAGTCCCAGATGGAGGGCATTCCTGGGGGGGGCGGAGCTGGGACACAGGTGTGGAGGACATTAGTTGTCTGTGGGGATTTATTTATGAGGAGAACCAGTCAGCCAAAACAGAGAAGGATCAGATCAAGTAGGGTCTTAGGGGCCAAGGGAAGGAGTATGAACTGCTTGGGGGGAACAATGGGGGAAACAAAGGTGATTctcactttttacattttatactgTTAAAAAACTATTTggggtgtgcctggctggctgtcggtggagcatatgactcttgatctcggagtcatgggtttgagtcccacattgggtgtagagattactaaaaaaaaaaaaaaaatagtaataattaaagaaaaaaacattttatttggtttatatttttaagttttacttagtcatttgagagagagatagcacgagcagggagagcagagagagagagggacaagcaagacTCAGCCGAGCACAgggcctgacccagggctcaatcccttgacccagacatcatgacctgagtggaaatcaagagtcagatgctcaacggactgagccaggcaggcgcccctattctattttattttttaagattttatttatttatttgaaagagggcacaagtggggggaagggcagaggaaaagggcgagggagaaacaggcttcctactgagcaaggagcccaatgcaggactagatcccagaaccctgggctcatgacctgggccacccaggcatcctccctgttttgttttgtttattttattttttattttattttatttattttttttaaagattttatttatttatttatttgacagagatcacaagtaggcagagagacaggcagagagagaggaggaagcaggctccccgctgagcagagagcccgatgcggggcttgatcccaagaccctgagatcatgacccgagctgaaggcagaggctcaaccctctgagccacccaggtgccccttattttttattttaaagattttatttatttatttgacacacacagagaggtcacaagtaggcagagaggcaggcagagacagagggggaagcaggctcccggctgagcagagagcccgagtggggctgaatcccaggaccctgagatcatgacccaagccgaaggcagaggcttaacccactggagccacccaggcacccccgccccacattttatttttttaagaaactattttttttgagggcgcctgggtgggtccgtgggttaaagcctctgccttcagctcaggtcatgatcccagaggcctgggatcgagccccgcatcggactctctgcttagcagggagcctgcttcctcctctctctctgcctgcttctctgcctacttgtgatctctgtctgtcaaataaataaataaaatctttaaaaaaaaaaaaaaagatggctggAAAATTTTGCCATATGAatagttgttattgttgttgttttgttttgtttcaataaatacagtagcTCTTGTTGACTAGGGTTCCATGGGGAAATTAGGCCTTACAGAAAATGATTTGCTTGACTTCTGCCAAGGATAGATTGTAGCTAGTACCAACCCAGAGTGCAGACAAAAGTTATTTCCTTACAGAGGATGGATATATGGAAACATCAGGGCTTAATTCTCCTGTGAAATTCCAATCCAGGAGGGCTGGCCTGTAACATCTTTTCATGAATGTCATAATGTATATAAGTTATTCTttccggtgcctgggtggcttagttggttaagcatctgccttcagcgcaggtcatgatcccagggttctgggatccagtcccacatccggctccctgctcaccagggagtctgctcctccctctccctctccccctcccccggcttgtggtctcttgctcactctttctctcaagtaaataaataaaatcttttaaaaagtcattctctCTAGGTATTTGCAATTTCAAACAGTGCCACAAAGTAAAATCTCATATGTGCTTCATTTTGCTTCTGTGCAGATATGTTGACAAAGTGGAATTGGGAACCTAGAGGGCACATGCCTTTATAATCTTAGTAGACATAGCCTAAGTTTCACGGTTAGGTGTTAGACCGAGCTCCATATCCAGCGCACGATAATAATCTCACCTACAAGGAGTGTTCTTAGATCTTTGGGGTTTTGCTGCAGGTGGCAGAACTATAAGGTTTTACACCTTGCAGTTTCTTTTTGTTAGAAGAAATTTGCCTGCTAGAAAGATCCCTGGCTGCTGGGTGGAGAAAGGCACTGAGGTTGAACGTAGAAGAGGCTGGCACGGGGTGACGGTGGGTGGGCCAGCATGTGGGCTGGGGAATGGAGAGGAGTGGACGCACAGGGGCCACCTTTTGAGGGGCATGGACGGTTGTGGCTCCGATGGCTTAGGGGATGATGGGACCTAGGCGCAGCGCTTGTCTTGGGGGGATGGCACCCAGGTCTCTGCAGCCAGGCAGGTGCATGGTGGCCAGCGGGGAAGGCTGTGGCCGTCAGTGGGAGAAAGATAAGGGGGCCCAGCGGTCAGCCTGCTGCTGCCCATCCTCTGTGCACAGGCAGAAGCTGCATGAAGCGGATCTGGAGCTGCAGAGGAAGCGAGAATACATCGAGGAGTTGGAACCGCCTGCTGACAGCGGCAGTGAGTGGGACGCAGCAgctgggtggggcaggagggcccTGAGCTAGGTGGGGAGCTTAGGGGTCCCCTTGTTCCCACAGCAGCCCGGCGTATTGAGGAGCTGCAGCATAGCCTGCAGAAGAAGGATGCGGACCTGCGGGCCATGGAAGAGCGCTACCACTGCTACGTGGACAGGGTGCGCACGGTGAGCACCCTGGGTGCTCCATGGGCCTCCCACCAACCCGTGCCTCCCACCAGTGTGcacctctctgcctcccacttcTGCACCTGCTGTACCGCCATCGTATCACAGACTTCTGCACCATGCTTAATGCAGCCCAAGGAGTCCAAGGCCCTGCAAGGCCAAGGTCACCCTGCCTGTGTCTTTCCCAAACCCTAGGTCATGCAGACCCTGGAACCCAAACAACGACCATCGAGGGGGGCACCCCCAGAACTTCACACCCTGAGGACACAGCTCCGGGAGCGGGACGTCCGCATCCGGCACCTGGAGGTGGGTGTCCTCATCACTTCTCACTGTCCCCAGCATATCCAGGCCCCTGATTGTTCCCTCTTTGGCAGATGGACTTTGAGAAGAGTCGAAGTCAGCGGGAGCAGGAAGAAAAGTTGCTCATCAGTGCCTGGTATAATATGGTGAGTGCGTGTCTCTGTAGTAAGGGTTCTGGGATGTGCTGTGGGGCTCAACTTGACCCCAACCgtcccccctcttcctccctccagggCATGGCTCTGCAGCAGCGAGCTGGGGAAGAGCGGGCACCCGCCCACGCCCAGTCATTCCTGGCCCAGCAGCGCCTGGCCACCAACACTCGCCGGGGGCCCCTGGGACGCCTAGCATCCCTGAACACGCGCCCCACAGACAAGCACTGATGGACCTCGGTATCCTGCCACCTGCCCAGCCAGCTGGGGCTCATTACGCCTTGGATTCCTCCCAGCTCACCTGCGGCCCAGCATCCGGAAGGCCTCAGTCAGCAGCCTGAGAACCTTAAGGTCATGACTTCTGCCCTCTGTTCTCTGAGATGGGACAAGAGTTTGGGATAAagctggaggcaggggagggcctGTTCTTTTTAGCAATGTGATTCTTACCCTTGATTTTCAACCTGGGGTTAATGAGATGCCAGGGGAGAgagtgatttttatatttgagaagaaaaacaataaagattttcGATCTGCCCTCGCTGAACTCTGGGcgctgaggggagggagagaaaacaggcCAGGGACTCAGAGCATTGCTTTTTGAAAGGCCTGGCTTGTGTTCTTACTAAAGCATGAGTGACTGACAGCACCCACTGGGAGGTGAGAACCACGTTGTGTCTGTGTAACTGTATGGATGTGTGGTCGTTTTTTTGAAGAAGCTTCAGACAAAAATTCCTGCCTTATGAAGCTATTGTTTCTCATGAAGGggaacagacaataaacaaaataaaataaaagtttgatgTGAGAAGTgctacagaggaaaagaaagcagtcaGAAGTGATGGGGATATGGGACGCCCATTTGGGATGGGGTGATTTTAAGTAAAAGGCCAGCAGAAGCAGCCTCACCAAGGAAGTGACATAATTtaagcagagacctgaaggaggtggggggtggggtgagtgtGTAGGTATCTGGGAAAGAGTGTTccaagcagtgggagcaggatATGCCTGAGGCCCTGCAATGAGGCTTTGCTTCGTGGTTAGAGGGACAgtgaggagcccagtgtggagtgagtgaggggaggaggggagagaaatgaGGGCAGGAAGATTGTGAACTGCAGGGAATACTTTTATTCCAAGGGACATGGGAATCACGTAGGTCctaaggaagggagggacagtACCTGACTTAGGTGTTCATGGGCTCTTTGGCTACTGTAGAAGAAACAGACTGGGGGTGTTTAGGGCCGGAGCTGGGAGACAAGGGCAGTGGTTCCTGGTCCCAGTGGGTGGGTGACACTGGGGGCTCTAAGATTTGGGCCCTAGAGGAACGGGAAATGGTCAGATTCTGGTTACAATTTGAAGACGGAGCTGATAGGATTTGCTGTTAGGTGGACATGGAGGGGGTAAGAGAAAGAGTTGGAGAGGATGCCCAGATTTGGGTCTATCACCCAGAAGGACAAAGCCAACAGATAGGTTGGGGAAGATTTGGGAGCCAAGAGGGAGCTGGTTTGGGGGGCATGTTCTGTTCAAGTTGCCGCACGGAGATACCAAGCAGACAGGTGGCTCTCCCAGTCTGGAATCTGGAGAGGGATCCTGGTTGGACGTGTGAATTCACCATATGATTGAATTAAGACTGGGAGCACTGAAGGGGTATCAGAGAATGCAGGGACTTGGGGCAGAGAAGTCACTTGCAGAATCATAAAACAAGACTGACAGGAGGAGGCTGTGGTCTGGGGACCGGCTGGTACAGTAATGAATGAGTAAAGCCATGGACACTGATGGGGTCATTT encodes the following:
- the HOOK2 gene encoding protein Hook homolog 2 isoform X1, translated to MSVDKAELCGSLLTWLQTFHVPPPCTSPQDLSSGLAIAYVLNQIDPSWFNEAWLQGISDDPGPNWRLKVSNLKTILQSLVEYSQDVLGHPVLEQHLPDVSFIGEFSDPEELGKLLQLVLGCAISCEKKQEHIQRIMTLEESVQHVVMEAIQELMIKDTPDSLSPETYGNFDNQSRRYYFLSEEADEGDELRQRCLDLERQLVLLAEEKQSLAQENAALRERAGRPEGEGAEGLTAKKLLLLQSQLEQLQEENFRLENGREDERLHCAELEREVSELQQRNQALTSLAQEAQALKDEMDELRQSSERAGQLEATLSSCRRRLGELRELRRQVRQLEERNAGHAERTRQLEDELRRAGSLRAQLEAQRRQVQELQGQRQEEAMKAEKWLFECRNLEEKYELVTKEKERLLAERDSFREANEELRCAQLQPRGLTQADPSLDPTSPAVENLAAEILPAELRETLLRLQLENKQLCQQEAAYRERQEELQRHLEDANRARHGLETQLRLNQQQLLELRAQVEDLQKALQEQGGKTEDSISALLKRKLEEHLQKLHEADLELQRKREYIEELEPPADSGTARRIEELQHSLQKKDADLRAMEERYHCYVDRVRTVMQTLEPKQRPSRGAPPELHTLRTQLRERDVRIRHLEMDFEKSRSQREQEEKLLISAWYNMGMALQQRAGEERAPAHAQSFLAQQRLATNTRRGPLGRLASLNTRPTDKH
- the HOOK2 gene encoding protein Hook homolog 2 isoform X6, yielding MRVSAHLVADVPRPAPLYQPPGPEQWPRHSLCAEPDVSNLKTILQSLVEYSQDVLGHPVLEQHLPDVSFIGEFSDPEELGKLLQLVLGCAISCEKKQEHIQRIMTLEESVQHVVMEAIQELMIKDTPDSLSPETYGNFDNQSRRYYFLSEEADEGDELRQRCLDLERQLVLLAEEKQSLAQENAALRERAGRPEGEGAEGLTAKKLLLLQSQLEQLQEENFRLENGREDERLHCAELEREVSELQQRNQALTSLAQEAQALKDEMDELRQSSERAGQLEATLSSCRRRLGELRELRRQVRQLEERNAGHAERTRQLEDELRRAGSLRAQLEAQRRQVQELQGQRQEEAMKAEKWLFECRNLEEKYELVTKEKERLLAERDSFREANEELRCAQLQPRGLTQADPSLDPTSPAVENLAAEILPAELRETLLRLQLENKQLCQQEAAYRERQEELQRHLEDANRARHGLETQLRLNQQQLLELRAQVEDLQKALQEQGGKTEDSISALLKRKLEEHLQKLHEADLELQRKREYIEELEPPADSGTARRIEELQHSLQKKDADLRAMEERYHCYVDRVRTVMQTLEPKQRPSRGAPPELHTLRTQLRERDVRIRHLEMDFEKSRSQREQEEKLLISAWYNMGMALQQRAGEERAPAHAQSFLAQQRLATNTRRGPLGRLASLNTRPTDKH
- the HOOK2 gene encoding protein Hook homolog 2 isoform X7, with product MTLEESVQHVVMEAIQELMIKDTPDSLSPETYGNFDNQSRRYYFLSEEADEGDELRQRCLDLERQLVLLAEEKQSLAQENAALRERAGRPEGEGAEGLTAKKLLLLQSQLEQLQEENFRLENGREDERLHCAELEREVSELQQRNQALTSLAQEAQALKDEMDELRQSSERAGQLEATLSSCRRRLGELRELRRQVRQLEERNAGHAERTRQLEDELRRAGSLRAQLEAQRRQVQELQGQRQEEAMKAEKWLFECRNLEEKYELVTKEKERLLAERDSFREANEELRCAQLQPRGLTQADPSLDPTSPAVENLAAEILPAELRETLLRLQLENKQLCQQEAAYRERQEELQRHLEDANRARHGLETQLRLNQQQLLELRAQVEDLQKALQEQGGKTEDSISALLKRKLEEHLQKLHEADLELQRKREYIEELEPPADSGTARRIEELQHSLQKKDADLRAMEERYHCYVDRVRTVMQTLEPKQRPSRGAPPELHTLRTQLRERDVRIRHLEMDFEKSRSQREQEEKLLISAWYNMGMALQQRAGEERAPAHAQSFLAQQRLATNTRRGPLGRLASLNTRPTDKH